A single window of Rhizobium indicum DNA harbors:
- the secY gene encoding preprotein translocase subunit SecY, with product MASAAEQLASNLNFSTFAKAEDLKKRLWFTLAALLVYRLGTHIPLPGLNPEAYAQAFRGQAGGILGLFNMFSGGAVERMAIFALGIMPYISASIIVQLMTSVVPALENLKKEGEQGRKIINQYTRYGTVILGALQAYGIAAGLESGQGLVVDPGWFFRVSTVLTLLGGTMFLMWLGEQITSRGIGNGISLIIFAGIAAGLPTALAGTLELGRTGALSTPLILLVIIVAIAVIAIIVFVERAQRRLLIQYPKRQVGNRMFQGDTSHLPLKLNTSGVIPAIFASSLLLLPATIAGFASTTAMPSWATSIVAALGHGQPLYMVLYAALIAFFAFFYTAIVFNPKDTADNLKKHGGFIPGIRPGDRTAEYIDYVLTRITVIGALYLVFVCILPEILVSQTGIPLALGGTSLLIVVSVTLDTVAQIQGHLIAQQYEGLIKKSKLRGGKRGR from the coding sequence ATGGCTTCTGCAGCGGAACAATTGGCATCCAACCTCAATTTTTCGACCTTCGCCAAAGCCGAGGATTTGAAGAAGCGCTTGTGGTTCACACTGGCAGCTCTCCTCGTCTACCGACTTGGCACGCATATTCCGCTTCCGGGTCTCAATCCCGAAGCCTATGCCCAGGCTTTCCGCGGCCAGGCAGGCGGCATTCTCGGCCTTTTCAACATGTTTTCGGGCGGCGCCGTTGAGCGCATGGCGATCTTCGCGCTCGGCATCATGCCCTATATCTCCGCCTCGATCATCGTGCAGCTGATGACGTCGGTCGTGCCGGCGCTCGAAAACCTCAAGAAGGAAGGCGAGCAGGGCCGTAAGATCATCAACCAGTATACCCGCTATGGTACCGTCATCCTCGGTGCGCTCCAGGCTTATGGCATTGCCGCCGGCCTTGAGAGCGGCCAGGGCCTCGTCGTCGACCCCGGCTGGTTCTTCCGCGTCTCCACCGTTCTGACGCTGCTCGGCGGCACGATGTTCCTGATGTGGCTCGGCGAGCAGATCACCTCGCGCGGCATCGGCAACGGCATCTCGCTGATCATCTTCGCCGGCATCGCCGCCGGCCTTCCCACGGCTCTTGCCGGCACGCTCGAACTCGGCCGCACCGGCGCGCTGTCGACCCCGCTGATCCTGCTCGTGATCATCGTCGCGATTGCCGTTATCGCCATCATCGTCTTCGTCGAGCGCGCCCAGCGCCGGCTGCTGATCCAGTATCCGAAGCGCCAGGTTGGCAACCGGATGTTCCAGGGCGACACGTCCCACCTGCCGTTGAAACTCAATACATCAGGTGTCATTCCGGCAATCTTCGCATCGTCGCTGCTGCTTCTGCCGGCAACGATTGCGGGCTTTGCCAGCACCACGGCAATGCCCTCCTGGGCGACATCGATCGTCGCGGCCCTCGGTCATGGCCAGCCACTCTATATGGTGCTCTATGCGGCGCTGATCGCGTTCTTCGCCTTTTTCTATACGGCCATCGTCTTCAATCCGAAGGACACGGCTGACAATCTGAAGAAGCATGGTGGCTTCATTCCCGGCATCCGTCCGGGCGACCGCACCGCCGAATATATCGACTACGTGCTGACCCGGATCACGGTGATCGGCGCGCTCTATCTCGTCTTCGTCTGCATCCTTCCGGAGATATTGGTGTCGCAAACCGGCATTCCATTAGCCCTTGGTGGGACTTCGCTTTTGATCGTGGTTAGCGTAACTCTTGATACGGTTGCACAGATCCAGGGTCACCTGATCGCGCAGCAATACGAAGGCCTGATCAAGAAATCGAAGTTGCGTGGAGGAAAGAGGGGGCGATGA
- the rplO gene encoding 50S ribosomal protein L15 produces the protein MKLNEIKDNEGSTHSRKRLGRGIGSGSGKTGGRGVKGQKSRSGVAINGFEGGQMPIYRRLPKRGFNNIFASDFVVVSLARIQTAIDAGKLDAKTTVDAAALKAAGVIRRVKDGVRVLADGEIKAKITIVVAGASKPAVEKIEKAGGTVTLLSAPAAAE, from the coding sequence ATGAAACTCAATGAAATCAAGGACAACGAAGGCTCGACCCACAGCCGCAAGCGCCTCGGCCGCGGTATCGGCTCGGGCTCGGGCAAGACTGGTGGTCGCGGCGTGAAGGGTCAGAAGTCCCGTTCGGGCGTCGCCATCAACGGCTTCGAAGGCGGCCAGATGCCGATCTATCGTCGCCTGCCGAAGCGCGGCTTCAACAACATTTTCGCTTCCGATTTTGTTGTCGTGTCGCTGGCCCGCATCCAGACGGCGATTGACGCCGGCAAGCTCGATGCCAAGACGACCGTTGACGCAGCCGCCCTCAAGGCTGCTGGTGTCATCCGCCGCGTCAAGGACGGCGTTCGCGTTCTCGCCGACGGCGAGATCAAGGCCAAGATCACCATCGTCGTTGCAGGCGCCTCCAAGCCTGCCGTCGAGAAGATCGAAAAGGCCGGCGGCACCGTGACGCTGCTTTCGGCTCCGGCTGCAGCCGAATAA
- the rpmD gene encoding 50S ribosomal protein L30 has protein sequence MAKATKKAEAKTVTIEQIGSPIRRPDVQQRTLIGLGLNKMHRRRTLEDTPSVRGMIRAVQHLVRVVDEK, from the coding sequence ATGGCCAAGGCTACTAAGAAGGCTGAAGCGAAGACTGTCACGATCGAACAGATCGGCAGCCCGATTCGCCGTCCGGATGTCCAGCAGCGCACGCTGATCGGTCTCGGACTGAACAAGATGCACCGTCGCCGCACACTGGAGGATACCCCTTCCGTTCGTGGCATGATCCGTGCTGTCCAGCATCTCGTTCGCGTCGTCGACGAGAAGTGA
- the rpsE gene encoding 30S ribosomal protein S5, whose protein sequence is MAQERRPQRDDRQSREERDSEFVDKLVAINRVAKVVKGGRRFGFAALVVVGDQKGRVGFGHGKAREVPEAIRKATEAAKRELIFVPLRDGRTLHHDVHGRHGAGKVLLRSAKVGTGIIAGGPMRAVFETLGMHDVVAKSTGSSNPYNMVRATFDALKHQVHPKDIAAQRGIKYATLQARRSASGNASEE, encoded by the coding sequence ATGGCACAGGAAAGAAGGCCGCAGCGGGACGACCGCCAGAGCCGTGAAGAGCGCGATAGCGAATTCGTCGACAAGCTTGTCGCGATCAACCGCGTCGCCAAGGTCGTCAAGGGCGGCCGTCGTTTCGGTTTCGCAGCACTCGTCGTCGTTGGCGACCAGAAGGGCCGCGTTGGCTTCGGCCATGGCAAGGCACGTGAAGTGCCGGAAGCCATCCGCAAGGCAACCGAAGCCGCCAAGCGCGAACTGATCTTCGTACCGCTGCGTGACGGCCGTACGCTGCATCACGACGTTCACGGTCGCCACGGCGCCGGCAAGGTTCTGCTGCGCTCGGCCAAGGTCGGTACCGGCATCATCGCCGGCGGTCCGATGCGCGCCGTATTCGAAACACTCGGCATGCACGACGTCGTCGCCAAGTCGACCGGTTCGTCGAACCCCTACAACATGGTTCGCGCCACCTTCGACGCTCTGAAGCACCAGGTTCACCCGAAGGACATCGCAGCTCAGCGCGGCATCAAGTATGCAACGCTGCAGGCTCGTCGTAGCGCCTCCGGCAACGCCTCTGAAGAATAA